CGCAGGTGGTGGCCGACGGTGCGGTCGTCGATGCCGATGTACCAGGCGACCTTGGCGGTCGGGTAGCCAAGCACGTAGCGCAGCACGATCACCTCGAACTGGCGGTCCGGGAGTTCGGCGATCGCCTCGTACAGTCCGCTGGTGGACTCCATCTTCTGGAGCTTGTCGCGGGCCGTGACCAGCGCCGTGTCGAGGGCCTGGGCGATGGGGCCGTTGATGACGAACGCCGGCCCCCGCCCCTCCGCATCGAGGCGGTTGTGGACGATCCGTCGCACGATCGCCCACGCGCCCTGTTCGAGGTTGCCCGCGCTCAGCAGCTGCGACCAGCCTGCGTGGATCTCCAGGAAGACCTCGTGGATGACCTCTTCCGCGGTCTCCCGGTTACCGAAGTGGACTTCCGCGTACGCATGGAAGACCTCGTGGTGACCGAGGTAGAAGGCCTCGAAGTCCACTTCCAGGTCCAGGGGGACGAACATGGACTGCGAGAGCCCGGCGCCGGGCTCCGTCGGCGAGGCGCCCTCCGGGGCGTCGTCGTACCTCACGACCGGCTCCTGTCGGCAGGGGACATGAGCAAAGATCCTCTCCATCGAGGCAATCAGGGACCCGGCGCCAACTCGTCAGCGCCGAAAGGCCGTTGGGCCTGTGTCCTAGCTAAGTGATTTGCCCGGCGGAACACTCACGCCCGTTCGAAAAAGACACCCAGCGTGCCCGCGCACAGGCACTGTGCAACCTTCAACAAGCGCCGCTAGTCACCCTCCGTGGCGCTCTGACCAGGCGTAATCCCCCCGAAGTACGTACCGAACACGCTTGCGCACACGCACGGTGTTCTGCATCACACCCCACCGCACCGCCGGAGCCCGTTCCCGCGCACGCAGCCATCGGACGCTGCCCGCGCTGTTCGGATAGCGGAAGACGTGGTCTGTGAACGTCACGATCTGCGTAAGGGGGGACGGTCCAGGGGGCGTCTGCTGCCGCAGGTACAGGTGGCGACCCATGCCGCCGAGGAGACCGACGTCCAACCACTACGCCCACCAGCCCCGTCCGACCTGCTGGGCGCGGTGGCCGTCCAGCATGATGCACCGCTTGGCTGGTCTGTCGGCGGCGCTGTTCGCCACCGGCGGGCCGGCGCCGGCCGCCGTTCCCTCCTCCGACGGGCCCGGCGCCCGGATCGTCGCGCTCCCTCCGGCGCCCGGGACAGTAGGGCCGGCAGTGTCGGTGTCGGCCAAGGCTGCGTGCGGCGCTTCGCCGACGACGTCTCCGGCAGTCCGGACCGAGCACGGGCCTCCGGGGTCCACATACGTCTGTGACGCGGGCACTCTGTGCACCAACGTCTGGGATCCGACGACGAGCGACCGGAAGACCCTCTTCTTCTACAGCTGCAACCGTTACCACCTCTCCGACTGACCTTCGAGCGCGATGTGCTGATCTCCTCCTCACACGCGGGCACGCGCGCTCGTCCGGATGAAACCGCGCAGCCCGGACGGTTCATCCGGGCTGCGCCGCGTTCACCGCGCGCTGTCGTGGAGGCGTACGCCGCACCGGAGGGCAGCGGTCAACTCCCATGGGAACGCAGCAGCGTCCCCTCCAAACCGTGCCGGTGAGGAGTCAGCGGCGTCGCACGGGTCCCCCTGGGCTGACCTCGATGCCAGGACTCTGTCGTCAGATGCGGCGCTCATCGTCGTCCGGCTCGGCCGGCAGGGTGGGCCGGGGGCCCTCGTCGGGCACAACGGCGCGCCGCCGTTGACGGTCCGTGGACCAGGCTCTCGCCGGCCCCGCCGACCGTACCCGGCCATGGAGTCCGGTCTCGAACAAGGCAGAGCTGAGAGCGAAGATGTGCGTACGGACGCTCTCTCGTCACGCGCTCCCACCCGCGGATTACCCGGTCACCTGACGCCGCTGGTTACTGACGTTGTTGGCGTGATGTCGTCAAGGCGAGGCCGGTTTCAGCGAGACATCCATCGATGATGTGGCTCCGGTATGGGATCTCACGGGGGCACCTTCACATGGTCGTGCGCGGCCGTGGTCGCCCACGTCGACAGGCAGTCTGTCCCCGAGATGCACCGACGGCACCACGTGTCGCGGATGCTGTCGGTGCACGCGATGTGGCCGGGTCGACGTCGCAGGACGCACAGCGATGAGCTTGCGATCCAGGCCACCCTGAACGGCGAACGGTTCGGACGGGCTGGGGTAGGCCGGTCCGAGCCGTCGCTGTTCCTGCTATTCGTTGCGTGCCGTTTCGGGTCCCGTGATCCGCCTGAGCAGCGGCATCGTGGATGCGATGACCCCCAGTGAGGCGACGAGCCCGGTGAACACGATGGCGTAGTACTGGATTCCCGGTGCCCGGATCGAGTAGCTGAACTGTGCCTGTACGAACAGCTGGGCAGCCAGGAAGCCCATGCCGATCGCCACCACGGCGACCACCAGGAGCGGGACCGCGCTCTCCAGAAGCACCACCCGCCGCAGCACCCCGAG
This portion of the Streptomyces canus genome encodes:
- a CDS encoding RNA polymerase sigma factor codes for the protein MRYDDAPEGASPTEPGAGLSQSMFVPLDLEVDFEAFYLGHHEVFHAYAEVHFGNRETAEEVIHEVFLEIHAGWSQLLSAGNLEQGAWAIVRRIVHNRLDAEGRGPAFVINGPIAQALDTALVTARDKLQKMESTSGLYEAIAELPDRQFEVIVLRYVLGYPTAKVAWYIGIDDRTVGHHLRRAKERLRLKLGLPETPKKSKHKGVGA